Genomic window (Nymphaea colorata isolate Beijing-Zhang1983 chromosome 1, ASM883128v2, whole genome shotgun sequence):
TTTACTGTTTCCGTATCTTATGCCATAGAAACAGGAAATAGTCAGTGAAATTTATAATTAATTAGATATACACAACATGAAAGACCAACAGCACTATCCGTTGGATGTGGCCAACTTTCTCAGTAAGGTATGCGGCTTTTGTAGCACCATCAGTGGGGCTCCTGCGAAAATGAACTAACCACAGCAATGAGGTATGGGATTCTACTAAAGCCGTCCATGATATGTGCTCATATaagttcatcatcttcataCACTAATTTGTAGGAAAGTTGAGGACTATGCGAACCCTGATCAATTTTTGTTCTAATTCGATTTCATGGGCAGGTGTGGAGAAGCACTTCGTCTACAAGTAGTTGAGATAAAATAGAGTAACACTTAGCATAGAGTTCAATCCAATGCggcaagaaaagtgaaaaatgctTATACCAGATTTGACCCACTCGAGATTATAGCTGACCATAGCGTGGCCATTTGCATGAGTACTGTTGTGCTCTTGCAAGAGTTGATGTCGGGCGTCCATGGAGTCATCTCTTTCACTTGAACTGCGAATAGATTTTTTTGCATAACAAACTCATCTGGGCCTCTGGCCTATAATAGAGCAGGATGTAAGTTCGTAGGCCTAGGCTGTATAACTATTGTGAACTCTAGTGGTACAAAAATCAGAGTGAACAGGCCAATAGGCGTACCAGTCACTAGCAGAAATGAGACAGGTTGGtgcaacttttcatctttcatggggctttttttttctaattggtTTTTGATGCTTGATAAATCTAAAACATCAAAATTGACAGATTCTCTCTGTATTAAAGATAATAACCATCAATTACAGTTCCAACCACAGTTAACCAGAACACCCATATGACAGCTTCAAAAAGAAACGAACGAGGGAAAGAAACACaggggggggggagggagaaagaaagagtattGTACCTCTTTCATTATGCTACTGTAGCTCTAATTGCCACTAATGTGCAACTAGCAGGTCTGATAGTATACAGACATAAATGTCCAGACAGAGATTTTTCATGTATTATTTGACCGGTAAATTAAGTTGCCGAACGACAAAACCAAACTTAGAATTATTGTGTGAAGTCACACTGAAACATGCATGGTTCAATTTTCAACTGTGCTCTGGAAACTTGCTTTCAGGACTCAGTAAAGGTTCTCTAAACATGTTAAGTCCAGAGTCCATCACGCTACATCCACCATCCACAGCAAGGTTGTGTCCACTGACATACTTGGATTCATCACTAGCAAGATACAGGGCTGCCTCTGCTATATCCTCTGCTTCAAGTGTCAACCCTTTCAGGTTTGAAAATCTGCCAAACCATGCTTCCAATTGCTCATCGTCCAAGCCAGAATAGCGCCTCAACTGAGGTGTTCTTACTGCCCATGGTGATATGCAATTGACTCTGATCCCAAATGCACCGAGCTCTGCTGCCATGCTCTTGGTTAACCCAGCCACAGCATGCTTTGATGAGCAGTAGGCGTGGTCACAAACGCCTCCCATCAAGGAAGCCGTGCTCGCCGTGAAAAGTATGCTGCCGCGCTTTGCCGGAATCATGACCCTTGCCGCATGTTTGGCAGCCAGGAACATTCCCACCAGATTGACGTTTATGATCCTCTCGAATGTGGATTTCTCGAACTGTAGCAATTTGGATGTTGACATGTCAACTATGCCGGCATTGCTAAACATGATGTCAAGCTTGCCATGATCATTCATGGCTCTGTCCACCATGCGGCGAATGTCATCCTCGCTAGTAACATCACAGTGGATGTACTCAATGGAGCCATCTTTGTTAGAGGACAGTTCTCGGCATACTTGCAAGCCCAGTTCATCTTGGATATCGGCAATGATGACATTGGCACCGTGACGATTGAACAGTTTTGCAGCTCCGAGTCCAATCCCACTTGCTGCGCCAGTTATAATGGCTACCTTGCCTTTCAACCTACATTTTTACAGAAGAAGAAAGTCAGAAATTAATTTGGTAGAAGAGCAATGCTACAGCTAGACCCATTGGCATCATTACCGGATCAATCCAAGTCCTCCAAAAGAAGGTAGGGATATGTGGTGGTGGTGCAGTGTAATGACCTGATAAACACTGTAGAATCACGGTTCAGGAATCAATGTTTGGGTTTTCATTTCGAAATTCTGCTAATGGAACCATTCTTTGTTCAGTTTGTCTAGATCTATAAAAGGGATTCTACGAGGATAAAAAATTGACGGTCTAAaaagatttgaatttttttgtatattatgAGATCTTGCACGTGGAAAGAAATTAACCcaagaatatatttctagaTATTAAAACAGGATTGCCACAAATCCACTGTGCAGAAATTGCTTTCTAAGAGCGACTGtgcaaaaaatttcacaaatgaACTGCACCCATCCTTCGTCCATGGAAGCAGGTCAAGTTAGGCTGCAGGCgtcaaatttgaagaaaaatgcataAGATCCTGTAAGATCTCTTGAAAACCTGAAAGTGGGAACTTGTTTTCAGGGAGCACTTCCTGTTGAAATTTTGAGTCTTACGATTATGCACGAGATTAACTTCGcactaaaaaaatcataagaaagAGAAGCTTATGGACATGGTGTATCATAATGACAGTAGGAAATTCTAAATCTGCCTTCTCTTTTCTCCACGACCAGAAAACCCGTTAAGTTTTCTAGATATAAGAGTAATTTACTGGACATGAAATGTACATTTTCCGCGTCTTCTCTACTTCGTCGTCCCTTTTAAATAACATCACGATCAGAACAAGACTAATGGGTAACAGAAACAAAAGATTTTGGTACCATACCTTTGGGCAGCAACAGAAAGTGTCGAGGCACTCATGATTGTCAACAAAGtatgttcttcttgtttctgtATTGGCAGTGGGCTGAGTACTGCTATCGCTTGCGCTTTATATTGACGGCCAAGTTAACCTCCGAGCATTGTGGCCGTCCATTCCAACCAACGCTTCTAAGATGGTGTAACTCAAAACGAATGAAGTTGGTATGTCATCTTCTTCACTAACGTCACGGCTGGATGATTTTAATTACCAGTTGGAACTCGTGCCGACGTAGGGCAACACCGCTTGACAAGAAGATGGATTTCCGGCGACCCTTTTAAGTTGCCGATCCAAATCCTGCACTGACTCGCTGTTGGCACAGCCTATCAGCAAGCCGCAGATAAACTGAACGATTTTTCAGAAGAATATATAGAAAGGGATTGTCGGGTCTACGATTAACCATAAAATGTTCAACATACTCTCATTATTGCCTGACAATTAGACATCCAAATACATTtgatgcatcatttttcagaGGAGAGCATTACACATCTGTTTTCTTTATGCGTGTGACTCAACTTACCAACTATTTCTGGTCTATATGTTTGGGAAATAAAGAAGCATACCTTCTTTTTGAAGATGATCAAGCTCTGACCAGGAAACCATCTTTAGATTTGACAGGTGTATATACACAAGCTTTTCCTGATTACTGTATGTTTATGCTCATAAAGCTAGCACAATAGTTCCACCACACTTTTAGGGGAGAACCATAGTGTTCATGAAAATGGAATTAGGGACATCCGGCTTAACATGTCCTCTGACCAGCCGCACTATGTCATTTGGGACATTATAGTTGCATTATTACTTGATAAATAACGTAACCTAATGTCAATGGAGAACTGTGCTTATATTTATTCTTGGGGATATTGCCAAAAAATTAGAGGTATGTACTGCAAAAAGTGAGTGTCACAAAAGACACGTATCTCAATAGCAGCATATCTATATAAGTTCGACTGATTAGCATCTTAAAAACTTAGGTCTAGCAGTAACCATACCTCTAGGGCTTATAAAAGGCATAGTTGATAATTTTTCATTAGAAGGATCAAATTATAGTTTCGAAATTTAACGGAAGCTGAAATATaatcttttagattttttatataagataaactaacattttttaaatttacaagtaaaatttattattttttgaggaTCTAAGGAATAGCGGTGCCCCCATTGGCCCTCCCAGAAAAATACAGTTTGTGACTGTGGATACAATATACGTGTGGAAGCATGAACTAGCGGTAGTTTTTCCGCGCATGCTCAAGATGTGGATAAGTTATCCTTGGTTTTGATTTGAAAGATAGCCTGCCCGATGGCGTAACAAGGCTTCTTCTCATTATAAGTTAAGGCGGATTGAGATAAAAGCAGTCGACTAATTTGAAGGGTGAAAGTTTAACCCATGTTTACACAAGGGAGCGTTGAATGCCGTGGGATAAATTATCACGGGATAAATTATCACGGGACAATCCATCTCATGACATGGGGCGTGCCGACGGCTTCTTTTATGCTCGCCCGTCAATTGATGTATATCACCTTCCATGGAAGACTACTTTTATGCTCCTTTTTGTCATGCATAAATAGAACCAACAGTTAAGATAAGCATAAAAACAAAGCTCCTATGAATACACATGCTGACgatacatgattttttttttaacattttggaGACAGTATGAAAACCAATATTAATGACATTTAGGAATGTCAaaagatcggattcagatttagttcaACCAGATCATAACCATCAATATATCAGTTAAATTTTCTTACATGTAATAATATCTATACATTTCGAAAGTCAGTTCTTAACGTATCATAATGCATGTTCAAATTAAGTTGcgaatttaaaagtcagatttagacccaataaatttaaaattatatgtaaacataacatagactttttttttcaaagtcgGATACCTAAACATCTGATAAAGTCATATATTGcaataaaagataataaaattaGAATCCAATCCGTTGACAGCCATAATTATTCATTAATAGCTTAACAATGTATCGTCATCAATATTCAGTGATCCAAGTCAGAGGGGTCTGGCAAAATAACCGCCATATCCATGCCGCCGACACACTGACATGGGTACAGTGACACACATGGacacaccatttttttttttttgcattttttgggtataatttaaatattttttgtgaaattgtacttatttttgtggaatttttaaaattttcttatttcttgatGCATTATTCCGTATTTTCTGCCTGAACAATTAGAGTAATAGACACCCAACTTGGAATGACAACTGaccagttgaaaaaaaaaaccctcctCTACCAATTGTTCCATATCCATCAGAAGATAAGTAATGAATTTGGTGTTTGACATCACTCTTTCTGGGACCGCAGTTATGGATCAATTTTGGAGGTCATTAAAGAAAGACggaaagaaaaaccaaagatACTATTCACTTGTAATATATGTATAACTAACCAATTGACAAATGCTTGATCTCTACCGTATCCTCCAGAAAACGATTCATGGGCATGGCAATTGACATCACTAAATTCGGAGCACAGTCATGGCAGATTTTTGGAAATGCTGGAGATTTGTGATCCAGCTTGGTGGGTTAAAGAATTTTGAGTTAGTTCATGAAAGTGTAAACCATTCAGCTTCTGTTTCTTGGGGGAGACCTATAGTAATGTAAATATGAGTTATATCTGTGAAATAGGCTTCTTTTCTCTTGATGACCGAAAATTAGGTGTTTCATAAAACTAGAACAATTATGAAATGACAGGAATAAGAATATATCACTGGCTTCCAAGGAAATATGATCTTAACctatttgaagaattttataGCTTTCCGTTTAACTATAATGCCCTACTGCTTTCGTTAGTTTACTGTTTCTGTATCTTATCTCATAGAAACAGGAAATAGTCAGTGAAATTTATAATTAATTAGATATACACAACATGAAAGGCCAACAGCATTATCCGTTGGATGTGGCCAACTTTCTCAATAAGGCATGCGGATTTTGTAGCACCATCAGTGGGGCTCATGCGAAAATGAACTAACCACAGCAATGAAGTATGGGATTCTACTAAAGCCGTCCAAGATATGTGCTCATATaagttcatcatcttcataCATTAATTTGTAGGAAAGTTAAGGGCTATTCGAGCCCTGATCCATCTGTGTTCCAATTCGATTTCATGGGCAGGTGTGGAGAAGCACTTCGTCTACAATTAGTTGAGATAAAATACAGTAACACTTAGCATAGAGTTCGATCCAATGCGGCAAGAAAAGTGACAAATGCTTATACCAGATTCGACCCACTCGAGATTATAGCTGCCCATAGCGTGGCCATTTGCATGAGCACTGTTGTGCTCTTGCAAGAGTTGATGTCGGGCATCCATGGAATCATCTCTTTCACGTGAACTGTAAATAGATTTTTTTGCATAACAAACTCATTCTGGCCTATAATAGAGCAGGATGTAAGTTCGTAGGCCTTGGCTGTACAACTATTGAGAACTCTAGTGGTACCAAAATCAGAGTGAACAGGCCAATACGCGAACCAGTCACTAGCAGAAATGACACAGTTTGGtgcaacttttcatctttcatgggttttttttttatgtttttttaattggtttttGATGCTTGATAAatccaaaacatcaaaataggCACATTGTCTCTGTATTAAAGGTAATAACCATCAAATACAGTTCCAACCACGGTAAACCACAACACCCATATGACACAGCTTCAAAACGAAATGGGCAGACAGAGAGCATTATAGCTCTGTCATTATGCTACTGTAGCTCTCGTTGCCACTAATGTGCAACTAGCAGGTCTGATAGTATACAGACATAAATGTCCAGACAGagatttttcatgtattttttcaCCGGTAAATTAAGTTGGCGCTGCGTGATACTGTGAACAGATGGAGGCCTGATATTGCGACACTCACCATGGTGGATAATCAGGCTGATACACTTGTCTGGGCTAATCAACACTCCTGCCCAATCAATCGGAATCAGATTTGGGAGGCCATCAGGCTGCATAAGGAAACTGAAAAGTGGCGACAGTATATATGGGTTAAACATGGATTACCAAGGGCAACTTGGACAGTCTATATTGGATGTTATGGCAGAACCATGACTGAAAACAGACTAAAAAAACTAGGGATGCAGTTGGCCTCTAGGTGTGTTCTATGCCAAAACCATGAGGAGGATGAAAGCCACTTGTTTTTTGGATGTCCTAGGTCGGAAATTTTATGGCAATTCATTGCAGCCAAATTCAATCATAAGATTTCTCGCCAACAGTCCATTAAACAATGCCTTGTTTGGTGGTTTAGAAGGAAATTTAGAAGAAAACTGTGGGAGAGCATATGGAAAACAACTTTTCACATGGCCATATGGTTTCTATGGCAGTTGAGGAACAAGGTTAAACATGAACAGGAACATATAGTTGGTGACTACTGCTCTAGATTT
Coding sequences:
- the LOC116265838 gene encoding borneol dehydrogenase, mitochondrial-like isoform X3 — its product is MSASTLSVAAQRLKGKVAIITGAASGIGLGAAKLFNRHGANVIIADIQDELGLQVCRELSSNKDGSIEYIHCDVTSEDDIRRMVDRAMNDHGKLDIMFSNAGIVDMSTSKLLQFEKSTFERIINVNLVGMFLAAKHAARVMIPAKRGSILFTASTASLMGGVCDHAYCSSKHAVAGLTKSMAAELGAFGIRVNCISPWAVRTPQLRRYSGLDDEQLEAWFGRFSNLKGLTLEAEDIAEAALYLASDESKYVSGHNLAVDGGCSVMDSGLNMFREPLLSPESKFPEHS
- the LOC116265838 gene encoding borneol dehydrogenase, mitochondrial-like isoform X2, which codes for MMSASTLSVAAQRLKGKVAIITGAASGIGLGAAKLFNRHGANVIIADIQDELGLQVCRELSSNKDGSIEYIHCDVTSEDDIRRMVDRAMNDHGKLDIMFSNAGIVDMSTSKLLQFEKSTFERIINVNLVGMFLAAKHAARVMIPAKRGSILFTASTASLMGGVCDHAYCSSKHAVAGLTKSMAAELGAFGIRVNCISPWAVRTPQLRRYSGLDDEQLEAWFGRFSNLKGLTLEAEDIAEAALYLASDESKYVSGHNLAVDGGCSVMDSGLNMFREPLLSPESKFPEHS
- the LOC116265838 gene encoding borneol dehydrogenase, mitochondrial-like isoform X1, giving the protein MMSASTLSVAAQRLKGKVAIITGAASGIGLGAAKLFNRHGANVIIADIQDELGLQVCRELSSNKDGSIEYIHCDVTSEDDIRRMVDRAMNDHGKLDIMFSNAGIVDMSTSKLLQFEKSTFERIINVNLVGMFLAAKHAARVMIPAKRGSILFTASTASLMGGVCDHAYCSSKHAVAGLTKSMAAELGAFGIRVNCISPWAVRTPQLRRYSGLDDEQLEAWFGRFSNLKGLTLEAEDIAEAALYLASDESKYVSGHNLAVDGGCSVMDSGLNMFREPLLSPESKFPEHS